ATGCCGAGCTTGAACAAGCCCTAGCCAGCTTTGCCGAGTTAATCGAACAACGAATTGGTCATAACATAAGCACCAGGCCTGGTGCTGGTGCAGCGGGCGGTATGGCCGGCGGGTTTATGGGGGTTTTAAATGCAAAGACGTTTAGCGGCTTTGAATTGCTCGCCAACACCATTGGCCTGAATCGGACATTTGAGCAGGGCCTGGACTTAGTGATTACCGGCGAAGGCCGCATGGATGAGCAAACACGTAACGGCAAATTGCCGATGAAATTGGCCGAAATGTCGCAAAGCTATAATGTGCCGATCTTAGGCATTTGCGGTCAGCTCAATGTCTCCACTGAACAAATGCCAGAATTTATAGGTTTGTTCAGCCTAGTGCATTGCTTGACCAATGAAGCCGATGCCATGCAACAAACCGAAGCTTGGCTGGCCGATACGCTTTATAGCTCGCTCAAACTTTACCTGCACTAAGCGTGTACCTAAAGCACCAGGCCTGGTGCTTAACTGGTGCTCATCGCCCATAACGGACTGACACTATCCACATTATCCGGCATTAACCACAGCACTTGATAAGGCTGCAATATCAGTGGCTGGCTTGTGGGTTGATAATGCTGATGATCTAAAATATCCACCCAACCGGACGCACTGTCTAGGCCAGTTTCATGCTGAATATCAAGCTCTTTTACTTCGCTGGTTAAGTTAAAAATCGCCAATAACGGAAAGTCCAACTCATTCACGCCGCGCCAAATCGCAAAAAAACTTGAACCAAAATCCAACACCTTTTGGGATGTATCAGGATGAAACGCCTTGTGTTTTTTACGCCGCTTTAACACATGAATTAAACGGTTTAAAACTTGTAAATTGGACGTATTTTGCCCGTCCAGCAAAGCCTTTAAATAATGTTTCTCCCATTTTTTACGGTTAATGCTTCGTGTTCTACCGGTGCGCTCGACTCCGATTTGATCGTTTTCAGTCGCCAGTAAACTGTGAATATAAACAGCCGGAATCCCCTGCAAACTCAGCATAATTAATTGCGAGCAAATAAAACGATCCACCTGCCATTGATCTGGCCCTTGACTGTTGCAGGTTTCACGAAATGCACTGAACAAGGCAATGTTAATTTCATAGGGCGACTCTGAACCATCTGGCCGAGTCCGCATCGAGATATAACCACCCTGACGGTGCATGCCGGTGATCAAATCCTCAATTTCTCGCTGCGGTAAAATGCCTTCGACCGGACGCAAACCGATACCATCATGCGAGGCGGTAAAATTTAAAAAGTTACAACCATCGACTGGCGGTTTAAGTTGTTGCGCCCACTGAGTTAAATAATAACCATCACCACGATACAAGGCATGCAACACCAAGGGCGCTAAACTAAATTGGTACACCAAATGCGCTTCATCTTGCTGACCAAAATAAGATAGGTTTTCGTTGTGCGGCACATTGGTTTCGGTTAGCAGCATGCCGTTTGGATTGACCAATTCAAAGACATCTCGAATCAGTTTTACCACTTCATGGGTTTCAGGCAGGTGAATGCAGTTGGTGCCGAGTTTTTTCCATAAAAATGCAATCGCGTCTAAACGCAAAATATGGGTTTTTTGTTTAACGTAAAATAACAACACTTCGATCATCTTCACCAACACAGCCGGATTCTCGAAGTTCAGATCAATCTGATCCGCACTAAACGTCGCCCAAACCATTTTACGACCGCGGTGTGTATAAGCCGGCACCAGCAAGGGCGAATTTCTTGGCCGCACCACCATCGACACATCCTCGCGCCCATCCACCTCAATAAAAAATTGATTAAACGGCGCGACATCGGCTTTGTAATCGGTAAACCATAAACTCTCACGCGAGATATGATTGATCACTAAATCGACCATCAATTTATAATCCGAACTGATCGCCTGAATATCTGGCCAGTCCCCAAAGTCGGGCTCAACCTTGACATAGTCAATCACTGAAAACCCATCATCCGAGCTGAACGGAAAAAACGGCAATAGGTGAACAGTATTGACTGCATCCTTGACATAGTCTTGCAAAAAATCACGTAATACTTGCAAAGGTGGGTGTGGTTGCTCAGTATCAATCAGGCTGTCGGCATAGCTAATTAACACCACATCTTCTTGGTTCCAGCGTTCGCTATCCAGCTCAGACTCGACACCGCAAATTTGAATCAAACGGTGTAATTCCTGATAGGCATCTTTCGCCGACTCCAGCGGATAGAGTTTTTCTAAACGATGTTTAATGCGCTCAAATATCTCTTGGCTCATGGGCTCAACTCCTAGGCATTATCCTGTTCTACCGCGTGTTTGAGTTCGTCTAATATATCAGGAAACGCACTAATCACCCGGTTCCAGTTCGCTACAAACGGACGCTCATCGTGCATTTCCATAAACGCCTCACCCGCCACTAATAAATTATCTGCAAATAACTCCACCACGCGCTCCTCTTCATGCCGATCTAACGATAACCCGTTCATCTCGGCATCAAACGCATACGACTCCAGCTGATCCAAAGCCGTACGATGATAAACCGCACGAATCGTGCGTATGGTTTGGCGTGAAAACTGATGGCCACTGGTGGCTAGTTTGCGGTACAGGGATTTGGCAATATCCTGACTCATGCGTGATAAACCGGCATTGACATCATCAAACGACACTTTTTGATGTTTGTGGTCGTAACGATCCGCAATCTCAACTTGGCATACACGACGGTTAGAATAGTTACGCCGTATTTCAGCCAAAATCCCAATTTCCAGCCCCCAATCACTCGGAATCCGTACATCTTTTAATGCCGTCACCTCAAGCGCAAACTCACCCGCTAACGGGTAACGAAATGAATCTAAATAGGTAATTAAATCGTCTTGCCCCAAAACTGTTTCTAAACTTCGTAATAGCGGAGTCACCAACAAACGTGCAACACGACCATTCATATGCCCATCCGAATAACGTGCGTAGTAGCCTTTTGAAAACACAAAGTTAAAGGTTGGATGTGCGACGGGATAAAGCAGACGTGCCAGCATCTCGCGCTCATAAGTGAGAACATCACAATCATGCAGCCCAACCACCGATGTTTTTCCCGAAGCCAAAATGTAACCAAAGCAGCCCCACACATTTTTGCCCTTACCCGGTTCGGTCGGTGCTAAACCCAATTTTTTAAGTGGCTGCATGACTTTATGCAATCTTGGTCCATCGTTCCAAAGAATTTTATGTGGCTGCGGTAAGCGTGAAAAAAAATGCTTAGCATGCTCAAATTGTGCTTGATCCGCTTGGTCCAAGCCAATCACAATTTCAGATAAGTAAGGCACGCGCTCTAACTCATCTAAAATACGCGTTAAGGCCTCACCCTCAAGCTCACTATATAAAGAAGGCAACACTAAACCCATCGGACGTTCGCGTGAAATATTCACCAAATCCCACTCAAGCTCGGATAAGTCGCGCCGAGTTAAATTGTGTAGGGTTGTGATTGTGCCGTTTTGAAAAAAATCACTCATTCTGCCTCCTTTAATACCCACCGATTGACCGCTTCCACCCAGCCATCTGGAGCAGATTGTTGTGCCTGATAGATTTGATTATTTGATTGCAGGGTTAAATATCCGCCATTCGCATCGGGCATCACCACCGCGATGTCGGCCATTTCAAGCATCGCCCGGTCATTTTCACCATCACCTAGCGCAAGTAATTGCCAAGCGGACTGAGTGCTTAAGTAATGATGTTCATTGTTGAGTAGGATTTTGAGTGTGCTGGCCTTTGAGTGCTGCGCCATCACATGATAAAAGCGGCCGCCTTTCTGAAGTTGCAAACCTTGTTGCTTAAGCGCTTGTTCAAATAGCACCAGGCCTGGTGCTTCGCCTAACCACAGAATTGGCTCGGTCACTTCGCGCTGCATTGCATTTAGCGCATCTGGGTGTTTAAGCCCGGTGTGTTGCATCACCTGTTCGACGCTCCAATCACCAAAGCCTTCAAACTGCCAACCACTTTGCTCTCGCCAGTGGTTTAAAAAAGTACGTATTTGCTTGATCGGACGACCCACTAAATCCGGTGGATTTTGACCAACTTGCATGACCCCGCCATTTTCAGCAATCACCGGCCAAGTCAAATCTAGCCGTTGGCGCCACTTGGTAAGCTCAGCTAGCGTTTTACTGGAATTCAAAATCACGGGC
The Thiomicrospira pelophila DSM 1534 genome window above contains:
- a CDS encoding HAD-IIB family hydrolase gives rise to the protein MACWLISTDLDGTLLNHKTYDYTGIIPLLSQLKARDVPVILNSSKTLAELTKWRQRLDLTWPVIAENGGVMQVGQNPPDLVGRPIKQIRTFLNHWREQSGWQFEGFGDWSVEQVMQHTGLKHPDALNAMQREVTEPILWLGEAPGLVLFEQALKQQGLQLQKGGRFYHVMAQHSKASTLKILLNNEHHYLSTQSAWQLLALGDGENDRAMLEMADIAVVMPDANGGYLTLQSNNQIYQAQQSAPDGWVEAVNRWVLKEAE
- a CDS encoding sugar phosphorylase — translated: MSQEIFERIKHRLEKLYPLESAKDAYQELHRLIQICGVESELDSERWNQEDVVLISYADSLIDTEQPHPPLQVLRDFLQDYVKDAVNTVHLLPFFPFSSDDGFSVIDYVKVEPDFGDWPDIQAISSDYKLMVDLVINHISRESLWFTDYKADVAPFNQFFIEVDGREDVSMVVRPRNSPLLVPAYTHRGRKMVWATFSADQIDLNFENPAVLVKMIEVLLFYVKQKTHILRLDAIAFLWKKLGTNCIHLPETHEVVKLIRDVFELVNPNGMLLTETNVPHNENLSYFGQQDEAHLVYQFSLAPLVLHALYRGDGYYLTQWAQQLKPPVDGCNFLNFTASHDGIGLRPVEGILPQREIEDLITGMHRQGGYISMRTRPDGSESPYEINIALFSAFRETCNSQGPDQWQVDRFICSQLIMLSLQGIPAVYIHSLLATENDQIGVERTGRTRSINRKKWEKHYLKALLDGQNTSNLQVLNRLIHVLKRRKKHKAFHPDTSQKVLDFGSSFFAIWRGVNELDFPLLAIFNLTSEVKELDIQHETGLDSASGWVDILDHQHYQPTSQPLILQPYQVLWLMPDNVDSVSPLWAMSTS
- a CDS encoding glycosyl transferase, whose product is MSDFFQNGTITTLHNLTRRDLSELEWDLVNISRERPMGLVLPSLYSELEGEALTRILDELERVPYLSEIVIGLDQADQAQFEHAKHFFSRLPQPHKILWNDGPRLHKVMQPLKKLGLAPTEPGKGKNVWGCFGYILASGKTSVVGLHDCDVLTYEREMLARLLYPVAHPTFNFVFSKGYYARYSDGHMNGRVARLLVTPLLRSLETVLGQDDLITYLDSFRYPLAGEFALEVTALKDVRIPSDWGLEIGILAEIRRNYSNRRVCQVEIADRYDHKHQKVSFDDVNAGLSRMSQDIAKSLYRKLATSGHQFSRQTIRTIRAVYHRTALDQLESYAFDAEMNGLSLDRHEEERVVELFADNLLVAGEAFMEMHDERPFVANWNRVISAFPDILDELKHAVEQDNA